A genome region from Chitinispirillales bacterium includes the following:
- a CDS encoding tryptophan 7-halogenase, translating to MTKALPEYDIIIVGGGPAGLSAAAKLSKTFSVLLIEKNELGTTFASWYSYLDRVKAQKLDDAIAFKSEHIHFVAPTLQHNMRDDCVVLDHDKTLQIWIDRAKNNGVKFVRAEFRGYSRKKQDFVTVETTNGIFTGKLLIDACGAHSPIVRKRNLVRRVDAWVIYGAKIRVKNNLRPVQLEYYPLNDDENTYVGIHPFNENEINFYVFIGKNGTFGDPQKLKLRFEKTLASTYPDAEVIAPLYGSIPSGILKKYALDNVIFWGASGMLNPDGCGMGFNEILRQLDTFEAEITRTFRANRLDERALRRVALGLRNIETMHFQRIIGAFSLYFIRSEGRWDGGVRWLNALGGHSKYWMRNEMSLLWIRDATLKLHKAVPFKETIKMIPPNELLFIFEQLIRFSFSAIFINILRFFGLARR from the coding sequence ATGACCAAAGCATTACCTGAATACGATATAATAATTGTAGGCGGCGGACCTGCCGGACTTTCGGCGGCGGCGAAATTGAGCAAGACGTTTTCTGTCTTGTTAATCGAAAAAAATGAATTAGGAACGACTTTCGCCTCCTGGTATTCTTATTTGGATAGAGTAAAAGCGCAAAAATTGGATGACGCTATTGCGTTCAAAAGCGAACACATTCATTTTGTAGCGCCTACTTTGCAGCACAATATGAGAGACGATTGCGTGGTTTTAGATCATGATAAAACGCTGCAAATTTGGATAGATAGAGCTAAAAACAACGGCGTAAAATTTGTTCGGGCGGAGTTTCGCGGCTATTCACGAAAAAAGCAAGATTTCGTGACTGTAGAAACGACAAACGGAATTTTTACGGGTAAACTTTTGATTGACGCCTGCGGGGCGCATTCGCCGATAGTGCGTAAACGCAATTTGGTCAGACGCGTAGATGCGTGGGTAATTTACGGCGCAAAAATTCGCGTCAAAAATAATCTGCGTCCTGTCCAATTGGAATATTATCCGCTTAACGACGACGAAAATACTTACGTAGGTATTCATCCGTTTAACGAAAATGAAATAAATTTTTATGTTTTCATCGGAAAAAACGGTACTTTCGGCGATCCGCAGAAACTAAAACTTCGATTCGAAAAAACGCTTGCATCGACTTATCCGGACGCAGAAGTTATTGCACCGCTTTACGGCTCGATTCCATCGGGAATATTGAAAAAATACGCATTGGACAATGTTATTTTTTGGGGCGCTTCAGGAATGCTCAATCCAGACGGCTGCGGAATGGGATTTAATGAAATTTTGCGGCAGTTGGATACTTTCGAAGCGGAGATTACAAGAACTTTCAGAGCGAATCGTCTTGACGAGCGGGCTTTAAGACGAGTTGCGCTTGGGCTTCGTAACATAGAAACCATGCATTTCCAACGAATTATCGGAGCGTTTTCACTGTATTTCATAAGGTCGGAAGGACGTTGGGACGGCGGTGTGCGGTGGTTGAACGCTCTGGGCGGTCATAGCAAATACTGGATGCGTAACGAAATGTCGCTTTTGTGGATTAGAGACGCGACGCTTAAACTTCACAAAGCGGTTCCGTTCAAAGAGACGATAAAAATGATTCCGCCGAACGAATTACTGTTTATTTTTGAGCAACTTATACGTTTTTCGTTTTCTGCTATTTTCATAAACATCTTGCGGTTTTTCGGTCTCGCCAGAAGATGA
- the sprA gene encoding cell surface protein SprA — protein sequence MLKKIKNYYIAIFAVFLFSVYSFAQIEYGSGTYRNPYADLYSGSPLQEFHADVLDKNKPAMMKDTLIVDFGNRNVTFSRIDKLTEMPVWQFHYSEIEDYLRDMETHARNSLWNEYVREKGKFSRKDNYTNKSGLTFAVPARLPRWATRILGQEPPKLAITGSQKILFGVSVDADEGTRDKPGKKRAQVMFQPTSDFNIKGSVGRLLHLEINLKGNVKDSDFFDQARDQLSQVKIHYREETPGELEDDIIQEVEIGKTNFQMPGQGLAGYSSGSNENLFGIKVRSKLGPLELTTIASIENVETQHKTIKSNEPRTDTISELQYAKNQFFYIDDIYRQKAENPSTQAPEILTEKIHVYRKVTWKSPTDDIRYAYYKEGGEEAHAFKKLKSGVDYTMDLTRQGVIQFMSRLNESDVIGVVFEIAGLAYKGDTTINKVVINDSTTADAYRDLWVLKNGSSKIENDNYNLMLRNVYYIGTGDETDFTLDVLRKSLDGKQKSQNDAGEYFSDILGLSENGTISVTNRQIFDLENGYMFIPPFKAKTGENANWVFTNPNLGLSDKDSNVNFDAYDDSKSSVKAKYKIVTKGKKRVERFNLDFGIVEGSEKLSIGAGDSLIRYTDYDIDYGFGSVVLISPKALSADVIECDYQKESLFLLDKKVFIGINGKLDLPGIGRNSFLSTTLMWQLMDAKKMMPKVGTEPYNRFLFDSNLRLDFAPHWMTSAINLIPFIEREEQSSAVFDIETAYSSSKNSAKSNGEASIDNFSTSARTYSIGTSHTNWYRAAPDPYMAKNFEKNPPAWFWYWYEPAIGDSRTERREIYPLENTNNAAQTYYDKINTLKLVVQPYPEKQDLRSGISLDGKKPEVSPYAGISHGFSNALMDRSEDRYFEFWIKVKGETGKKPAEGMLFIDLGNLSEDISINGGPPNGGIEYETYSSYVTEATDLGLDKKRNEDEFYLYPNFTSSGSFFWDTLRYNDPRLGEEWRFDPSRDDYKLYDKDNLANRKYVNGTQGNEKADSKDIDGDGIVISAIDGGDYFRYKIDLKNIKKSPFYDKTLLANDTNSGWIHVRVPISIIPDSISNNNKQNFDVYGNPDWRRVRHLRMLWTQIEPSFDLPGHLDSLEFEGIQFVGNTWKEQVKDTSGLSGLVVASVLDSRSTLGYTYPAWKHRDSINGEQATDYTLRLEFTGVPADSVVLVGRDFEESQSMDLSRYRAVKFWAKDIAGKINNFNDNWFVLRFGNDASGYYEYKTRRLGENVGWDGEGFAVNLDDLTKLKISWFDKYGERDTLINTVSVTENGDSLRVYSETRIAPSLSNVSWIAFGIQNGSNIYSGDVRINGFRATGISDYSGWALRASMKLNWSDFIENSMDFKYTDADFRSMSDDIHKESSARISSGLGSKIQIDKFLPDRLGVQIPLGGNIAASMQRPQMRPNSDIKLNNTRGESDGLSDMLGDFGRIISNSKEKGEITLSEKYETRGRSRSAYTGYHKNKTSEKVIPRLTADRIGIDYRVNYRDSLARAGEVPENEADKIHREGFEKYHGEINTNRNHSMDLDYNFSPSKKVIETLSWSPLKNVKNLNLSKKTKGMSLNLLPERVMFDFMNVNYQKREKYNSIQDVTDTSGQYFLNQKPVEEVTMTHGFNMTYKPINPFVAINYNLGINRNFDKFIKNWENSGIGNFANSAVFRMDDQYRQYNVLFSEQSRNQDIKLAFTPEITRWLTFSANGGGGYSQNMSLNYDTTYMNTSINSSFDLSTQFNIRRLFEDFSKSVKNRENFAKGLSNIAKGFETVGFDGINFNYSASMSLKNSLMNIDYLDRGLDGGKLNYMLYSFGLFNRSFSDFVTGNMDDSNAFGGVQTRIGNTNSASDRRSTSQNYTLSTSLRIPKPVEISVNNMSLGWTRTYSITPEVDRLDTAIIFPDVRIGVSSSALEQLDIVKQNFSNFRLDWGYNYRLTNSRSGMLFSKIEKNHKVYWGFSPLIKTSIRLKKLGLDFSYSLDLGFDSTEVRDSSLVADEGRWIDTLMRSSQTKTVTNNWTAGYHVDGKRGRTIKLFRDQVIEIKGDIDYSLSIRLIKSYHRFYPQKNNNTFENEDYDDVSINIYPQMAYKFTKNVDARLFYELRRNITGKQEFLSHHSQFAMEVTISF from the coding sequence TTGCTTAAAAAAATAAAAAATTATTACATTGCAATATTCGCGGTGTTTCTTTTTTCGGTCTATTCTTTTGCGCAAATTGAGTACGGAAGCGGAACATATAGAAATCCTTATGCCGATTTATACAGCGGTTCTCCTTTGCAGGAATTTCATGCGGACGTCTTGGACAAAAACAAACCGGCAATGATGAAAGACACTTTAATTGTTGATTTCGGAAATCGAAACGTTACGTTTTCACGAATTGACAAATTAACCGAAATGCCTGTTTGGCAATTTCATTATTCGGAAATTGAAGATTATTTGCGCGATATGGAAACACACGCCAGAAATTCGCTTTGGAATGAATATGTTCGCGAAAAAGGGAAATTCTCAAGAAAAGACAATTACACTAACAAATCCGGACTTACGTTTGCCGTTCCTGCTCGTCTTCCGCGCTGGGCGACAAGAATTTTAGGACAGGAACCGCCTAAACTCGCTATCACCGGCAGTCAAAAAATACTTTTTGGCGTATCCGTAGACGCGGACGAAGGAACTCGCGACAAGCCCGGGAAAAAAAGAGCGCAGGTGATGTTTCAGCCGACGAGCGATTTTAACATAAAGGGGAGCGTCGGTCGTCTTTTACATCTCGAAATAAACCTTAAAGGCAACGTTAAAGATTCCGATTTTTTTGATCAGGCAAGAGATCAGTTAAGCCAAGTGAAAATTCACTATCGCGAAGAAACGCCGGGTGAATTGGAAGACGATATTATTCAGGAAGTCGAAATAGGAAAAACTAATTTTCAAATGCCCGGTCAAGGATTGGCGGGATATTCTTCCGGCAGTAACGAAAATCTGTTTGGAATAAAAGTTCGCTCAAAATTAGGTCCTTTGGAATTGACCACGATTGCTAGTATAGAAAACGTGGAAACCCAGCATAAAACGATTAAAAGCAACGAACCGCGGACCGATACTATTTCAGAACTACAATACGCAAAAAATCAATTTTTCTATATTGACGATATTTATAGGCAAAAAGCGGAAAATCCTTCAACGCAGGCGCCGGAGATACTTACCGAAAAAATTCATGTATATAGAAAAGTGACTTGGAAATCTCCAACCGACGACATAAGATATGCTTATTATAAAGAAGGCGGAGAAGAAGCGCATGCTTTTAAGAAACTTAAAAGCGGCGTTGATTATACAATGGATTTGACAAGACAGGGAGTTATTCAATTTATGAGTCGGCTAAACGAAAGCGACGTTATCGGAGTAGTTTTTGAAATAGCCGGATTAGCATATAAAGGCGATACGACAATTAATAAAGTTGTAATAAACGACTCTACAACCGCAGACGCCTACAGGGATTTGTGGGTACTTAAAAACGGTTCTTCAAAAATAGAAAACGATAATTACAATTTGATGCTGCGAAACGTCTATTATATAGGAACAGGCGATGAAACGGATTTTACTTTGGACGTTCTTCGCAAATCGCTCGACGGTAAACAGAAATCGCAAAACGACGCGGGAGAATATTTTTCCGATATTTTGGGTTTAAGCGAAAACGGAACTATTTCGGTGACGAATCGTCAAATCTTTGACTTGGAAAACGGGTATATGTTTATTCCTCCGTTCAAAGCGAAAACCGGCGAAAACGCAAACTGGGTTTTTACGAATCCTAATTTAGGACTGTCGGACAAAGATTCAAACGTAAATTTTGACGCTTATGACGACTCAAAATCATCGGTTAAGGCAAAGTATAAAATTGTAACAAAAGGCAAAAAGAGAGTTGAGCGATTTAATTTGGATTTTGGCATTGTAGAAGGATCCGAAAAGCTTTCTATCGGCGCCGGCGACTCTCTTATCCGTTACACCGACTATGATATTGACTATGGCTTCGGCAGCGTAGTCTTGATTTCTCCGAAAGCGTTAAGCGCCGATGTTATAGAGTGCGATTACCAGAAAGAATCTTTGTTTTTACTTGATAAAAAAGTATTTATCGGAATTAACGGGAAATTGGATTTACCGGGAATCGGAAGAAATTCGTTTTTATCGACAACTCTTATGTGGCAGCTTATGGACGCAAAAAAAATGATGCCTAAAGTCGGTACCGAACCGTATAACAGATTTTTGTTCGACAGCAACTTACGGCTTGATTTCGCTCCTCATTGGATGACTTCTGCGATAAACTTAATTCCGTTTATAGAACGTGAAGAGCAAAGTTCTGCGGTATTCGACATTGAAACGGCGTATTCGTCGTCAAAAAATTCAGCGAAATCAAACGGAGAAGCGTCAATTGACAATTTCAGCACTTCGGCTAGAACATATTCTATAGGAACTTCGCATACAAATTGGTACAGAGCCGCTCCCGATCCTTATATGGCAAAGAATTTTGAAAAAAATCCACCCGCCTGGTTTTGGTATTGGTATGAGCCGGCAATTGGAGACAGTCGTACGGAAAGGCGCGAAATTTATCCTTTGGAGAATACTAATAATGCCGCTCAAACGTATTACGACAAAATAAATACGCTGAAATTGGTCGTTCAGCCGTATCCCGAAAAACAGGATTTGCGAAGCGGAATTTCATTGGACGGAAAGAAGCCGGAAGTTTCTCCGTATGCAGGCATAAGCCACGGTTTTTCAAACGCGTTAATGGACCGTTCGGAAGACAGGTATTTTGAGTTTTGGATTAAAGTGAAAGGTGAGACGGGGAAAAAACCCGCCGAAGGAATGCTTTTTATTGACTTGGGAAATTTATCCGAAGATATTTCAATAAACGGGGGGCCGCCCAATGGAGGTATAGAATATGAAACATACTCGTCGTACGTAACTGAAGCGACCGACCTTGGATTAGATAAAAAAAGAAACGAAGACGAGTTTTATCTTTATCCGAATTTCACTTCTTCAGGCAGTTTCTTTTGGGATACGCTCAGATATAACGATCCTCGTTTGGGTGAAGAATGGAGATTTGACCCGTCGCGCGACGACTATAAACTTTATGATAAAGATAATCTTGCGAACAGAAAATATGTAAACGGAACGCAAGGAAACGAAAAAGCGGACAGCAAAGACATAGACGGAGACGGTATTGTCATTTCCGCTATAGACGGCGGAGATTACTTCCGATATAAAATCGATTTAAAAAATATAAAAAAATCACCGTTTTACGATAAAACGCTGCTTGCAAACGACACAAATTCCGGATGGATTCACGTTCGTGTTCCTATCAGTATAATTCCGGATTCGATATCAAATAACAATAAACAAAATTTTGACGTGTACGGAAACCCGGACTGGAGAAGAGTTCGTCACTTAAGAATGCTTTGGACACAAATAGAACCGTCGTTTGATTTGCCGGGGCATTTGGATTCTTTGGAATTTGAAGGAATACAATTCGTGGGGAATACGTGGAAAGAGCAAGTAAAAGACACTTCAGGATTATCCGGATTGGTCGTGGCGAGCGTTTTGGACAGCCGATCAACGCTTGGATACACGTATCCGGCTTGGAAGCATCGCGATTCCATAAACGGAGAACAGGCGACCGATTATACTCTTCGTTTAGAATTTACCGGCGTTCCCGCCGATAGCGTAGTTTTGGTCGGCAGAGATTTTGAAGAATCGCAATCAATGGATTTATCGCGGTATCGGGCTGTAAAATTTTGGGCAAAAGACATAGCGGGTAAAATAAATAATTTTAACGATAATTGGTTCGTTTTACGATTCGGGAACGATGCAAGCGGTTATTATGAGTACAAAACAAGGCGGCTTGGCGAAAATGTCGGCTGGGACGGCGAAGGGTTTGCCGTAAATTTGGACGACTTGACAAAACTTAAAATTTCGTGGTTTGACAAATACGGCGAAAGAGATACGTTAATTAATACCGTTTCAGTAACTGAAAACGGCGACTCTTTGCGAGTTTATTCGGAAACCAGAATTGCGCCTTCACTTTCTAATGTTTCTTGGATTGCGTTCGGAATTCAAAACGGGTCGAATATTTATTCCGGCGATGTTCGAATAAACGGATTCAGGGCGACGGGGATCAGTGATTACAGCGGCTGGGCGTTACGTGCGTCAATGAAACTAAATTGGTCGGATTTTATTGAAAATTCAATGGATTTCAAATATACCGATGCGGATTTTAGAAGCATGTCGGACGATATACACAAAGAAAGCAGTGCGCGTATAAGTTCGGGGTTGGGCTCAAAAATACAAATAGATAAATTTTTGCCCGACAGATTAGGAGTTCAAATTCCGTTAGGCGGCAACATTGCCGCTTCGATGCAGCGGCCGCAAATGCGTCCTAACAGCGATATAAAACTTAATAACACGCGTGGAGAATCCGACGGATTAAGCGATATGCTTGGCGACTTTGGCAGAATTATTTCAAATTCAAAAGAAAAAGGCGAAATTACTTTATCCGAAAAATATGAAACACGCGGACGCAGTCGAAGCGCATATACCGGATACCATAAAAATAAAACTTCCGAAAAAGTCATTCCACGCTTAACGGCAGACAGAATAGGTATAGACTATCGAGTAAATTATCGGGATTCTCTTGCCCGCGCGGGCGAAGTTCCCGAAAATGAAGCGGATAAAATTCATCGTGAAGGATTTGAGAAATATCACGGAGAAATAAACACAAACCGGAATCACAGTATGGATTTGGATTATAATTTTTCTCCGTCCAAAAAGGTTATCGAAACACTTTCTTGGTCGCCGCTAAAAAATGTAAAAAATTTGAACCTTTCAAAAAAGACAAAAGGGATGTCGCTTAATTTACTTCCGGAAAGAGTAATGTTTGATTTTATGAACGTAAACTACCAAAAACGCGAAAAATACAATTCAATTCAAGATGTAACGGACACATCCGGACAGTATTTCCTAAACCAAAAACCCGTTGAAGAAGTTACAATGACGCATGGGTTTAATATGACCTATAAACCTATAAACCCTTTTGTTGCGATAAACTACAATTTGGGGATAAATCGAAACTTTGACAAATTTATAAAAAATTGGGAAAACAGCGGAATCGGTAATTTTGCAAATTCCGCTGTTTTCCGTATGGACGACCAATACCGGCAGTACAACGTACTTTTTAGCGAACAAAGCAGAAACCAAGACATAAAATTAGCCTTTACGCCTGAAATTACACGTTGGCTCACGTTTTCCGCAAACGGCGGAGGCGGGTATTCGCAAAACATGTCGTTAAATTACGACACTACGTATATGAATACCAGTATAAACAGTTCGTTTGATTTAAGCACGCAGTTTAATATTCGTCGTCTTTTTGAGGATTTCTCAAAAAGCGTTAAAAATAGAGAAAATTTTGCGAAAGGTCTTTCAAACATTGCAAAGGGGTTTGAGACGGTTGGATTTGACGGCATAAATTTCAATTACAGCGCAAGCATGAGTTTGAAAAATTCGCTTATGAATATAGATTATTTAGACCGCGGACTTGACGGCGGAAAATTAAATTATATGCTCTATTCTTTCGGACTTTTCAATCGCTCGTTCAGTGATTTTGTTACGGGAAATATGGACGACTCAAATGCGTTCGGCGGCGTTCAAACACGGATAGGAAATACAAATAGCGCCTCGGATAGGCGAAGCACTTCGCAAAACTATACATTGTCCACTTCGCTTCGCATCCCCAAGCCCGTAGAAATTTCCGTAAATAACATGTCGCTTGGCTGGACAAGAACTTATTCGATAACGCCCGAAGTCGACAGATTGGACACGGCGATAATTTTTCCCGACGTTAGGATTGGAGTGAGCAGTTCGGCGTTGGAACAACTTGATATAGTTAAACAAAACTTCTCTAATTTTCGTTTGGATTGGGGATACAATTATCGGCTTACAAACTCAAGAAGCGGAATGTTGTTTAGTAAAATAGAAAAGAATCATAAAGTATATTGGGGATTTTCTCCTCTTATAAAAACCTCGATACGTTTAAAAAAATTGGGTTTAGATTTTTCTTATTCTCTTGATTTGGGATTTGATTCG
- the rimO gene encoding 30S ribosomal protein S12 methylthiotransferase RimO: MKKLFLCNLGCSKNFVDGDTIAGFLVKNGFETTQNAAVADAIIVNTCSFIEQATQEAINTILEYASQKKVGSEFIVSGCFSQRYKSKVEKNFPEVDLWLSTQNWREELKKFYNFQDITKGFERILSEPIHTQYLKISDGCSHKCSFCVIPQIKGDFKSEPMEKIVKEAQILEEKGVKEIIIVSQDTSFYGRDIGVNLTVLLKTLLEATNFRWIRTMYLHPNFVDDEFLDFIAGNSRICPYFDIPLQHICDEILKSMGRKPKKSELYKLIEKIRKKVPNATIRSSFIIGYPNENLKDFKELCEFVKWAEFDKLGVFPYSPEEGAKAAKLSNRPANKTVQKRITTIMEIQREISRKKQEAKIGQKIEIIVDGVSEFPEYNFECRSVGDAPEVDGKVFLTDGDAAVGDFVEAEIVDCDDYDLFAKFVKKV; this comes from the coding sequence ATGAAGAAATTGTTTTTATGCAATTTGGGCTGTTCAAAAAATTTTGTTGACGGCGATACGATTGCAGGTTTTTTGGTTAAAAACGGATTTGAAACAACTCAAAACGCCGCCGTTGCGGACGCGATAATAGTTAATACCTGTTCGTTTATCGAGCAGGCGACGCAGGAAGCGATAAATACGATTTTGGAGTACGCTTCGCAAAAAAAAGTCGGGAGTGAATTTATCGTTTCCGGGTGTTTTTCGCAGCGATACAAATCAAAAGTTGAAAAGAATTTTCCAGAAGTCGATTTATGGCTTTCGACGCAAAATTGGCGTGAAGAATTAAAAAAATTCTATAATTTTCAGGATATTACGAAAGGTTTTGAACGGATTTTGTCCGAACCGATTCACACGCAGTATCTAAAAATTTCCGACGGTTGTTCTCACAAATGCTCGTTTTGCGTTATTCCTCAAATAAAAGGCGATTTTAAGAGTGAGCCGATGGAAAAAATTGTCAAAGAAGCGCAAATTCTTGAAGAAAAAGGAGTTAAGGAAATAATTATAGTTTCGCAAGACACTTCTTTTTACGGAAGAGACATAGGCGTAAATCTTACCGTCTTATTAAAGACGCTGTTGGAAGCGACGAATTTTCGCTGGATTCGGACGATGTACTTGCATCCTAATTTCGTTGACGACGAATTTTTGGACTTTATTGCAGGAAATTCACGAATTTGTCCGTACTTTGATATTCCGTTGCAGCATATTTGCGATGAAATCCTTAAATCAATGGGGCGAAAACCGAAAAAAAGCGAGTTATATAAACTTATTGAAAAAATACGCAAAAAAGTTCCTAACGCGACAATTCGTTCTTCGTTTATAATCGGCTATCCTAACGAAAACCTAAAAGATTTCAAGGAGTTATGCGAATTTGTAAAATGGGCGGAATTTGACAAACTAGGCGTTTTCCCGTATTCGCCGGAAGAAGGCGCAAAAGCGGCAAAACTTTCGAATCGTCCGGCAAACAAAACCGTGCAAAAAAGGATAACTACGATTATGGAAATTCAAAGAGAAATAAGCCGGAAAAAACAGGAAGCGAAAATAGGACAAAAAATTGAGATAATCGTGGACGGAGTCAGTGAATTTCCAGAATATAATTTTGAATGTCGAAGCGTTGGCGACGCTCCGGAAGTGGACGGAAAAGTTTTTTTAACGGATGGAGACGCGGCTGTCGGAGATTTTGTTGAAGCCGAAATTGTCGATTGCGACGATTATGATTTGTTTGCGAAATTCGTTAAGAAAGTATAA
- the ispG gene encoding flavodoxin-dependent (E)-4-hydroxy-3-methylbut-2-enyl-diphosphate synthase — translation MINSIQRKLTRVAFVGNVKIGGENPISIQSMTNTKTADVEATTAQIRKLEESGCEIIRITVNDDAAAQGFEKIVKRTKLPIVADIHFDYKMALSAIKSGAAKVRINPGNIGSVERTKEVVEAAKAAGIAIRVGVNSGSLQKDLLEKYGRPTPEALAQSALRYAEMMDELNFTNLVLSIKSTDVVSTIAACEILSSKTDIPQHIGITESGTIKTGTIKSAAGLGAILSRGIGDTIRVSLSGDPVDEVGVAREILKSLGLRGGPVLIACPTCGRTQIDLAGLAEKVEEKLKSVKEDISVAVMGCVVNGPGEAKEADVGVAGGIGEGLLFVKGQTVKKVAESQIISELFVLINNFLEEKNRIVK, via the coding sequence ATGATAAATTCGATTCAAAGAAAACTTACTCGGGTTGCATTTGTCGGAAACGTAAAAATCGGCGGCGAAAATCCAATATCCATTCAATCAATGACGAACACAAAAACCGCTGACGTAGAGGCGACAACCGCGCAGATTCGCAAACTGGAAGAATCGGGCTGTGAAATCATTCGCATAACCGTCAACGACGACGCGGCGGCGCAAGGCTTTGAAAAAATTGTCAAACGAACGAAACTTCCGATTGTAGCCGATATTCATTTTGATTATAAGATGGCTCTTTCGGCAATAAAATCCGGCGCGGCGAAAGTTCGGATAAATCCGGGAAATATCGGTTCGGTTGAGCGTACAAAAGAGGTTGTAGAAGCGGCAAAAGCGGCTGGAATCGCAATTCGCGTCGGCGTAAACTCAGGAAGTTTGCAGAAAGATTTGCTTGAAAAATACGGGCGTCCGACTCCTGAAGCTCTGGCGCAAAGCGCTCTTAGGTATGCAGAAATGATGGACGAACTAAATTTTACAAATTTGGTTTTGTCGATAAAATCTACCGACGTAGTTTCTACGATTGCGGCGTGTGAAATTTTGTCGTCAAAGACCGATATTCCGCAGCACATTGGAATTACCGAATCCGGAACGATAAAAACCGGAACGATAAAGTCGGCCGCAGGGCTTGGCGCTATTTTGTCGAGAGGAATAGGCGACACGATTCGAGTTTCGCTTTCAGGCGACCCTGTCGATGAAGTCGGCGTCGCACGGGAAATTCTTAAATCGCTCGGACTTCGCGGAGGACCCGTTTTAATTGCTTGCCCGACATGCGGAAGAACTCAAATTGACTTAGCCGGACTTGCCGAAAAAGTCGAAGAAAAACTTAAAAGCGTCAAAGAAGACATTTCGGTAGCCGTTATGGGCTGCGTCGTAAACGGTCCGGGCGAGGCGAAAGAGGCGGATGTCGGCGTCGCCGGCGGAATCGGCGAAGGACTTTTATTTGTCAAAGGACAAACCGTTAAAAAAGTCGCGGAAAGTCAAATAATATCCGAATTGTTTGTACTGATTAATAACTTTTTGGAAGAAAAAAATAGAATTGTTAAATAA